Proteins encoded together in one Musa acuminata AAA Group cultivar baxijiao chromosome BXJ3-6, Cavendish_Baxijiao_AAA, whole genome shotgun sequence window:
- the LOC103987471 gene encoding uncharacterized protein LOC103987471 encodes MGDSKESHSSDSGGSGWMSVPAFGEWDMKNGVPDYSMDFTKIREMRKQNKNPSRVSLGNDDELLTSNRLRSDGGNKEEEQEAQRRLPQHDQRRPIHHHRGGSPTGRKKFMGCFQCCIGA; translated from the exons ATGGGCGATTCCAAGGAG AGCCATAGCAGTGATAGCGGCGGCAGTGGGTGGATGTCGGTGCCAGCGTTCGGGGAGTGGGACATGAAGAACGGGGTGCCCGACTACTCCATGGACTTCACCAAGATCCGGGAGATGCGGAAGCAGAACAAGAACCCCTCCCGCGTCAGCCTCGGCAACGACGACGAGCTCCTCACCAGCAACAGGCTCCGCTCCGACGGCGGCAAcaaggaggaggagcaggaggcTCAACGCCGTCTTCCCCAGCACGACCAACGCCGCCCCATCCATCACCACCGCGGCGGCTCCCCCACC gggaggaagaagtttATGGGCTGCTTCCAGTGCTGTATAGGTGCGTGA